A stretch of Spirosoma oryzicola DNA encodes these proteins:
- a CDS encoding type B 50S ribosomal protein L31, producing MKKGIHPDYRAVVFHDLSSDYKFLTRSTVQTKDTIEFEGQTYPLVKIEVSSQSHPFYTGKNVLLDTAGRVDKFRKRYGTK from the coding sequence ATGAAAAAGGGCATTCACCCGGACTACCGCGCAGTGGTATTCCACGACCTGTCGAGCGATTACAAGTTCCTGACGCGTTCGACGGTTCAAACAAAAGACACGATCGAGTTTGAAGGCCAAACCTACCCGCTCGTTAAGATCGAAGTTAGCTCGCAGTCGCACCCATTCTACACCGGTAAAAACGTGTTGCTGGATACGGCGGGCCGTGTGGACAAGTTCCGCAAGCGTTACGGCACAAAATAA
- a CDS encoding TonB-dependent receptor plug domain-containing protein gives MMSKISTFLSAALAVSSLSALAQDNPQVPSSNSVQLDAVTVTANKIEQKLSQTGKVVTVLSDSVLQRYATQSVSELLSRQAGLQIVGSNGPLGTNTDIFLRGASAGNTLILLDGLPVYDPSGVANTFDLNLLTVGECDRIEILRGAQSTSYGSDAVAGVINIFTKRASSNAVGRKPFGVNATVNYGTYKTFRGSVGVSGQTNRLSYNVQYTRLSSAGFSSATDPTGTNNFDKDGYRQNALLANFAFQPTSRLTLKVQGLTTAYSADIDAGAFADDKDFTFKSQFKRLATGFDYKHAQGKLSFNYSIGDSRRMFKNDSTAVEPNASEIYSYQQYGGLAHFAEVYHNLKLGSWGELLTGADYRFSNTDQSYLSISQYGPYQSPSIGKDTARVGQVGVYATAILTPYRGLSVELGGRFNRNSLYGNVFTYSFNPSYLLSDRIKIFANLSSGFRAPSLYQLFSPYGNKTLRPEYSVSTEAGLQVFTKSRTAWVRAVYFDRQIKDVVFFESLNSAPFGRYINFDRQHDHGLELEAQAAINKLTLSGNVTWLTGKVTTANAGRDTTYNNLFRRPKTQINLSVGYQIIPRLFVSATMRSIGERTDRFYNGETFTTESVTLASYTTIDLYAEGQITPKLRLFADVRNLFDQTYYDVYGYNTRRRNANIGIRFTW, from the coding sequence ATGATGAGCAAAATCAGTACGTTTCTTTCGGCGGCTCTGGCCGTATCCTCCCTGTCCGCTCTGGCGCAGGACAATCCACAAGTTCCTTCTTCGAACTCCGTTCAACTGGATGCCGTGACGGTCACGGCCAACAAGATCGAACAAAAGCTTTCCCAAACCGGCAAAGTCGTTACGGTACTGTCTGACTCGGTATTGCAACGCTACGCAACACAATCCGTGAGCGAACTGCTGTCGCGGCAGGCCGGTCTGCAAATCGTCGGTTCGAATGGACCACTCGGCACCAACACCGACATTTTTCTACGGGGAGCCTCAGCCGGTAATACGTTGATTCTGCTGGACGGACTGCCGGTTTATGATCCGTCTGGCGTAGCGAACACCTTCGACCTGAACCTGCTGACCGTGGGCGAGTGCGACCGGATCGAAATCTTACGGGGAGCGCAATCAACCAGTTACGGTTCCGATGCAGTGGCGGGCGTCATCAACATTTTTACGAAGCGCGCGAGCAGCAATGCCGTTGGCCGAAAGCCGTTTGGCGTGAATGCAACGGTTAACTACGGTACGTACAAAACTTTTCGGGGAAGCGTGGGCGTAAGCGGCCAAACCAATAGGCTATCGTACAACGTGCAGTACACGCGGCTGTCGTCGGCGGGTTTCTCGTCGGCCACCGATCCCACCGGCACAAATAATTTTGACAAGGATGGTTACCGGCAGAACGCCTTACTGGCCAATTTCGCGTTTCAACCAACGTCACGGCTTACGCTGAAAGTACAGGGTTTGACGACGGCCTACTCCGCCGACATCGACGCCGGAGCGTTTGCCGATGATAAAGATTTCACGTTCAAGAGCCAGTTCAAGCGGTTAGCGACTGGCTTTGATTACAAACACGCCCAGGGCAAACTGTCGTTTAACTACAGCATCGGTGATAGCCGCCGGATGTTTAAGAACGACTCGACAGCGGTTGAGCCGAACGCATCAGAGATTTACTCGTACCAGCAATACGGAGGGCTGGCTCACTTTGCGGAAGTGTATCACAACCTGAAGCTAGGTTCCTGGGGCGAATTGCTGACTGGTGCGGATTATCGTTTTAGCAACACCGACCAAAGCTACCTGTCGATCAGCCAGTACGGTCCTTACCAGTCGCCATCCATTGGAAAAGATACCGCTCGTGTTGGGCAAGTTGGTGTGTATGCCACGGCCATCCTCACCCCATACCGGGGTCTTTCGGTTGAGCTGGGTGGTCGATTTAACCGGAATTCGTTGTACGGAAACGTGTTTACGTACTCGTTTAACCCGTCTTACCTACTGTCGGATCGGATCAAGATCTTTGCTAACCTGTCGTCGGGATTCCGCGCGCCTTCGCTTTACCAGTTATTCTCGCCGTACGGCAACAAAACACTGCGGCCCGAATACAGCGTCTCCACCGAAGCCGGATTGCAAGTATTCACCAAAAGCCGCACGGCCTGGGTCCGGGCCGTTTATTTCGACCGGCAGATCAAGGACGTTGTATTTTTTGAATCGCTGAACAGCGCACCCTTCGGTCGTTATATCAACTTCGACCGGCAGCACGATCACGGTCTGGAACTGGAAGCACAGGCGGCTATCAACAAACTGACCCTGTCAGGCAACGTAACCTGGCTAACGGGTAAGGTAACGACTGCTAATGCCGGACGCGACACGACCTACAACAACCTGTTTCGGCGACCCAAGACACAGATCAACCTGAGCGTAGGCTATCAGATTATACCGCGCCTGTTCGTTTCCGCCACGATGCGCTCCATTGGTGAGCGTACCGATCGTTTTTATAACGGAGAAACCTTTACAACGGAGAGCGTGACGCTGGCCTCTTATACCACGATTGATCTGTACGCGGAAGGGCAGATTACGCCTAAACTGCGTTTATTCGCTGATGTCCGTAATTTGTTTGACCAAACCTATTACGATGTCTACGGCTATAACACCCGCCGTCGGAATGCGAACATTGGTATTCGCTTTACTTGGTAA
- a CDS encoding M20/M25/M40 family metallo-hydrolase yields the protein MTFQQTNQYYYPFVKLRCQCLVWIAFWLVVSYPGSVLAQSPSSKQIDALVDKQLWPAIDELSAYVALPNDAVNASDILNNIAWTEKALAKRGFQTTVLKTANLPLVLAEKTFPKATQTVLFYFHLDGQPVRANEWNQKDPFVTVLKEKTGAGDYKELSSNPPKTVVNDEWRLFGRSTSDDKGPIIMMLNALDIVQDQKKTPPFNVKIIIDSEEEKGSPSLKGALDTYKDKLRADYMIVMDGPMHSSNLPTLTFGCRGNAGFTITTYGPATPQHSGHFGNYAPNPAFRLARLITSMKDEQGRVLIPDFYEGIAFDDETKKIMAAVPDKEQDINKALLITQEDKVGSNYQESLQYPSLNVRGMKSAEIGKGAATIVPSEATALFDIRLVPETDGKRMVELVRKHIEKQGFTVLDHVPTPEERLKYAQLVYFEGNAGTPAFRTNINEPMGVWLRKALTDGFGKDPVRRDPVIIRIMGGTVPVVPFIQALNIPAVIVPLVNMDNNQHSPNENLRLGNLRTGIKTCLSILTTPLN from the coding sequence ATGACTTTTCAGCAAACGAATCAATACTACTATCCTTTTGTCAAACTCCGCTGTCAGTGCCTTGTCTGGATTGCTTTTTGGCTTGTCGTTAGTTATCCAGGTAGTGTTTTAGCGCAGAGTCCGAGTTCTAAGCAGATAGACGCGTTGGTTGACAAGCAGCTATGGCCTGCCATCGATGAGCTTAGCGCGTATGTGGCCTTACCCAATGACGCGGTCAATGCATCGGATATTCTCAACAACATTGCGTGGACCGAAAAAGCGTTGGCGAAACGAGGATTCCAGACAACCGTACTCAAAACCGCTAATCTGCCGCTGGTTCTGGCCGAGAAAACATTTCCTAAAGCTACCCAAACGGTTCTGTTTTACTTTCACCTGGACGGTCAACCGGTACGGGCTAATGAATGGAATCAGAAAGATCCGTTTGTGACCGTACTGAAGGAGAAAACGGGCGCCGGTGACTATAAAGAATTGAGTTCTAATCCACCTAAGACAGTAGTTAACGACGAGTGGCGTCTGTTCGGTCGGTCCACGTCGGATGATAAAGGGCCGATCATTATGATGCTCAACGCGCTCGACATTGTACAGGACCAAAAGAAAACCCCGCCTTTCAACGTAAAAATCATCATTGATTCGGAGGAAGAGAAAGGCTCACCTTCATTGAAAGGGGCACTGGACACGTATAAAGATAAATTGCGGGCCGATTACATGATTGTCATGGACGGTCCGATGCATTCATCCAACCTGCCAACGCTCACGTTCGGCTGTCGGGGAAACGCCGGGTTCACCATTACGACCTACGGACCTGCTACCCCTCAGCACAGCGGTCATTTTGGCAACTACGCGCCCAATCCGGCCTTTCGGCTCGCCCGGCTGATTACGTCGATGAAAGATGAGCAGGGGAGGGTCCTGATTCCGGATTTCTACGAGGGTATCGCGTTCGATGATGAAACAAAAAAGATCATGGCCGCCGTGCCGGATAAGGAACAGGACATCAACAAAGCGTTGCTGATTACCCAGGAGGACAAAGTAGGCAGTAATTACCAGGAGTCGCTGCAATATCCGTCGCTGAATGTCCGGGGCATGAAGTCCGCTGAGATCGGCAAAGGGGCCGCAACCATTGTGCCGAGTGAAGCTACCGCGCTGTTCGACATTCGGCTGGTGCCCGAAACCGACGGAAAACGGATGGTCGAACTGGTCCGCAAGCACATCGAAAAGCAAGGGTTTACCGTACTGGACCATGTACCTACACCCGAAGAACGATTGAAATACGCGCAGCTTGTTTACTTCGAAGGCAATGCAGGTACGCCAGCTTTCCGAACGAATATTAACGAACCGATGGGCGTCTGGCTGCGAAAAGCACTGACCGATGGGTTTGGGAAAGATCCGGTCAGGAGGGACCCGGTAATCATCCGTATCATGGGAGGAACGGTACCCGTTGTTCCGTTTATTCAGGCGCTGAACATTCCGGCAGTCATCGTTCCGCTGGTTAACATGGACAACAACCAGCATAGCCCCAACGAAAACTTACGACTCGGTAACTTACGGACAGGTATAAAAACCTGCCTGTCTATTCTGACAACACCGCTGAATTAG
- a CDS encoding ribonucleoside-diphosphate reductase subunit alpha yields MYVIKRDGRRESVKFDKITARIEKLCYGLDPAYVQPVEVAMKVVNGLYDGVKTTELDNLAAETAASMTTKHPDYAILAARIAISNLHKETNKSFSGTIKRLYTYEDPKTGENAALISKEVYEVVRQNAALLDSTIIYDRDYGYDYFGYKTLEKSYLLKINGRIAERPQHMLMRVAVGIHMDDIDAAIETYNLLSEKWFTHATPTLFNAGTPKPQMSSCFLLTMQDDSIEGIYDTLKQTAKISQSAGGIGLSIHNIRATGTYIKGTNGTSNGIIPMLRVFNDTARYVDQGGGKRKGSFAIYLEPWHADIYDFLDLKKNSGKEENRARDLFYALWTPDLFMKRVEDNDVWSLFCPHECPGMADCYGEEFEALYTRYEREGRARRTVKAQDLWFKILESQTETGTPYMLYKDAANKKSNQKNLGTIKSSNLCTEIIEYTAPDEVAVCNLASIALPKFITRGNDGMLRFDHDKLYEVTKTATRNLNKIIDINYYPVDEARRSNMRHRPIGLGVQGLADAFILLRMPFESDEARRLNEDIFETIYFGAMTASMELSKVQGPYETWKGSPISQGIFQFDMWDRDGEPVKPKSGRWDWESLRKEVVEHGVRNSLLLAPMPTASTSQILGNNECFEPYTSNIYTRRVLSGEFVVVNKHLLKDLVKLGLWNDTMKNNLILANGSIQAIPGIPQNIKELYKTVWEIKQKNIIDMAADRGAYICQSQSLNIHIQDSNFGKLTSMHFYAWKAGLKTGMYYLRTKAAADAVKFTVVQPQAEPQLEPAMAETAPIEKPLDYAQYAKEHATNAVPTPVPMVTDLEQQYAAMTCSLDDPEGCEMCGS; encoded by the coding sequence ATGTACGTAATCAAACGTGACGGACGCCGGGAGTCGGTTAAGTTCGACAAGATTACCGCCAGGATCGAAAAACTGTGCTACGGCCTAGATCCGGCTTATGTTCAGCCCGTGGAGGTTGCCATGAAAGTGGTTAACGGCCTCTATGACGGTGTGAAAACCACTGAGCTCGACAATCTGGCCGCTGAAACAGCCGCTTCAATGACCACCAAGCACCCCGATTACGCCATCCTGGCCGCTCGGATTGCTATTTCGAACCTGCACAAAGAGACGAACAAATCGTTTTCCGGTACCATCAAACGGCTGTATACGTACGAAGATCCTAAGACCGGGGAGAACGCAGCACTGATTTCGAAAGAGGTCTACGAGGTAGTTCGCCAGAACGCGGCTTTGCTGGATTCTACCATCATTTACGATCGGGATTATGGGTACGACTATTTCGGCTACAAAACCCTCGAAAAGTCGTATCTGTTGAAGATCAACGGACGGATTGCCGAACGGCCCCAGCATATGCTGATGCGCGTGGCTGTAGGTATTCACATGGACGACATCGACGCGGCTATCGAAACCTATAACCTGCTCAGTGAGAAGTGGTTCACTCATGCAACGCCAACGCTGTTCAACGCCGGAACACCTAAGCCACAGATGTCGAGCTGCTTCCTGCTGACGATGCAGGACGACTCCATCGAAGGTATTTACGATACGCTGAAACAAACCGCCAAGATCTCGCAATCAGCGGGTGGTATCGGTCTGAGCATTCACAACATTCGCGCAACCGGAACCTACATCAAAGGTACCAACGGAACCAGTAACGGGATCATCCCGATGCTGCGCGTGTTTAACGATACGGCGCGCTACGTCGATCAGGGCGGTGGTAAGCGCAAAGGGTCGTTCGCTATTTACCTGGAACCCTGGCACGCGGATATCTATGACTTCCTGGATCTGAAAAAGAACTCCGGAAAAGAAGAAAACCGTGCCCGTGATTTGTTCTACGCGCTCTGGACGCCCGATCTGTTCATGAAGCGGGTTGAGGACAATGATGTCTGGTCGCTGTTCTGCCCCCACGAATGCCCCGGTATGGCGGATTGCTACGGTGAAGAATTCGAAGCACTGTACACCCGCTACGAACGCGAAGGCCGTGCCCGCCGGACGGTAAAAGCGCAGGATTTGTGGTTCAAGATTCTGGAATCGCAAACCGAAACGGGTACGCCGTACATGCTGTACAAAGATGCGGCCAACAAAAAGTCGAACCAGAAAAACCTGGGTACGATCAAGTCGTCGAACCTGTGCACGGAGATCATTGAATATACGGCTCCCGACGAGGTAGCGGTTTGTAACCTGGCGTCGATAGCATTGCCGAAGTTCATCACACGCGGTAACGATGGTATGTTGCGGTTCGACCACGATAAGTTATACGAGGTTACCAAAACGGCTACGCGTAACCTGAACAAAATCATCGACATCAACTATTACCCAGTTGATGAAGCGCGTCGGAGCAACATGCGCCACCGGCCAATTGGCTTGGGCGTGCAGGGCTTGGCGGATGCCTTTATCCTGCTGCGGATGCCGTTTGAGTCGGATGAAGCGCGTCGCCTGAACGAAGATATTTTCGAAACTATCTATTTCGGAGCCATGACCGCTTCGATGGAACTGTCGAAAGTACAAGGCCCTTACGAAACCTGGAAAGGCTCACCTATCTCGCAGGGTATTTTCCAGTTCGATATGTGGGACCGTGACGGCGAACCGGTGAAACCAAAGTCGGGCCGTTGGGATTGGGAAAGCCTGCGTAAAGAGGTTGTTGAACACGGCGTTCGGAACTCGCTATTGCTGGCACCGATGCCAACCGCTTCGACCTCGCAAATTCTGGGTAACAACGAATGCTTCGAGCCGTATACAAGCAACATCTACACGCGTCGTGTGTTGTCGGGTGAGTTTGTCGTGGTTAACAAGCACCTGCTTAAAGATCTCGTAAAACTAGGCTTGTGGAACGATACCATGAAGAACAACCTGATCCTGGCCAACGGGTCGATTCAGGCGATTCCCGGTATTCCGCAGAATATCAAAGAGCTGTACAAAACGGTTTGGGAGATCAAGCAGAAAAATATCATCGACATGGCCGCCGACCGGGGTGCGTACATCTGTCAGTCGCAGTCGTTGAACATTCACATTCAGGATTCGAACTTTGGTAAACTAACATCGATGCACTTCTACGCGTGGAAGGCAGGTCTGAAAACGGGTATGTACTACCTGCGTACCAAAGCTGCTGCCGATGCCGTTAAGTTTACCGTTGTTCAGCCACAAGCCGAACCACAGCTGGAGCCCGCTATGGCCGAAACCGCACCCATCGAGAAGCCACTCGATTACGCGCAGTACGCAAAAGAGCACGCTACCAACGCTGTACCAACGCCGGTGCCGATGGTAACCGACCTCGAACAGCAATACGCTGCTATGACCTGCTCGCTCGACGATCCCGAAGGTTGCGAAATGTGCGGATCGTAA
- a CDS encoding M16 family metallopeptidase yields the protein MNKRIGLLAGLTLSVGIALAQNKPKPEDVQTFTLKNGMKFMVLEDHSIPNANFYTFWKVGARNEVHGITGLSHFFEHMMFNGAKKYGPKQFDRVMEANGGSNNAYTTENTTVYTDWFQSGALETIFDLESDRIRDLAIDPKMVQSERGVVLSERSTGLENSNYRVISELVKSVAFVEHPYMFPVIGFESDIKKWTQEDLEKYFKTYYSPNNAVAVVVGDVTAAQVKKLAEKYIESIPAQKLPDSLRTVEPAQNGERRVTTYKDIATPNILMAYHTPEARNPDYYALDLLSGVLSSGNSSRLIKSLVLDSTIASRASSYFGESFDPNLFSVYAIAASNVSAEQLEKSVLNQIDKVISEGITDVELQKLKNQKLMEFYRTMETINGKANSLGTYELFFGDYKKLYEAPALYEKVTKEDIQRVAKTYLTARNRTVGYLLPEPKTNPAKNN from the coding sequence ATGAACAAACGAATCGGGCTGCTGGCCGGACTAACCCTCTCTGTGGGTATCGCGCTGGCACAGAACAAGCCCAAACCGGAGGACGTGCAGACGTTCACGCTCAAGAACGGCATGAAATTCATGGTCCTCGAAGACCACTCTATCCCCAACGCCAACTTCTACACATTCTGGAAAGTCGGTGCCCGCAACGAAGTCCACGGCATCACGGGGCTGTCGCACTTTTTCGAGCACATGATGTTCAACGGGGCAAAAAAATACGGTCCTAAACAGTTCGACCGGGTGATGGAAGCCAACGGCGGTTCGAACAATGCCTACACGACCGAAAACACGACGGTCTATACCGACTGGTTCCAGAGCGGTGCCCTCGAAACCATCTTCGACCTCGAATCCGACCGCATCCGCGACTTAGCGATTGACCCCAAGATGGTGCAGAGCGAACGGGGCGTCGTGCTGTCCGAGCGCAGTACGGGTCTGGAAAACAGCAACTACCGTGTCATCAGCGAACTGGTCAAATCGGTCGCTTTTGTCGAGCATCCGTACATGTTTCCGGTCATTGGTTTCGAATCCGACATCAAAAAGTGGACGCAGGAAGATTTAGAAAAGTATTTTAAAACCTATTACTCGCCCAACAATGCCGTTGCGGTGGTCGTCGGTGATGTGACGGCGGCTCAGGTAAAGAAGCTGGCCGAAAAGTACATCGAGTCGATTCCGGCCCAGAAATTACCCGACAGCCTGCGCACGGTAGAACCGGCCCAAAACGGTGAACGGCGCGTGACAACCTACAAGGACATTGCTACGCCGAACATTCTGATGGCGTACCACACCCCCGAAGCCCGCAACCCCGACTACTACGCGCTTGATTTGCTGAGTGGTGTGTTGAGTTCGGGAAACTCGTCGCGGTTGATTAAATCGCTGGTACTCGATTCGACCATTGCCTCGCGGGCGTCCAGCTACTTTGGCGAGTCGTTCGATCCGAACCTGTTTTCGGTCTACGCCATTGCCGCCAGCAATGTTTCGGCGGAGCAACTGGAAAAATCGGTGCTTAACCAGATCGACAAAGTCATCTCGGAAGGCATTACCGACGTTGAGTTGCAGAAATTGAAAAACCAGAAGCTGATGGAATTCTATCGCACGATGGAAACAATCAACGGTAAAGCCAATTCGCTCGGCACCTATGAGCTGTTTTTCGGCGATTACAAAAAGCTGTACGAAGCACCGGCGCTTTACGAGAAAGTCACCAAAGAAGACATTCAGCGCGTGGCCAAAACGTATCTGACGGCCCGCAACCGCACGGTTGGCTATCTGCTGCCAGAGCCAAAAACCAACCCCGCGAAAAATAACTAA
- a CDS encoding DUF5074 domain-containing protein, giving the protein MRTLLLNSLSLAFLTLFSEACHVGDAPPSPYERGAYVVNAGSPSANNGTISFIARNTNTVTNDVFTAANGRSLTGVIKDYVEIDGKGVILLDNNAAGQDKVEVVESGTFKSLVTFQSPDVENPRFVIYAAPNKAYISCWDAVGSGGNAFANPGYILVLNLASRTVSKKIPVPKGAERMVLVDKEVFVGSAGGERVLTVINTDTDEVVQPGIDAGVNANPVGYDFNQKLWAYVSSTNEMVRINPATKLVETRLRVGNGSRTPSAITLSADRKLFFFVNSYNDNGRLRGETYRFSINDTDIQASTPFIRRFFSGLSTDPNDARGLIYAAVTPSNDQPGYVLRYQPNGALVDSVRVGIAPSRFFFR; this is encoded by the coding sequence ATGCGTACTCTTCTACTCAACAGCCTTAGCCTTGCTTTTCTGACGCTTTTTAGTGAAGCCTGCCACGTTGGAGATGCCCCGCCTTCGCCCTATGAGCGGGGTGCGTACGTTGTCAACGCCGGTTCTCCCTCAGCCAATAACGGGACAATTTCCTTTATCGCTCGCAACACCAATACGGTTACGAACGATGTGTTTACCGCTGCTAATGGACGATCCTTGACCGGCGTTATCAAAGACTATGTAGAGATCGATGGGAAAGGGGTGATTCTGCTCGATAACAACGCTGCGGGTCAGGATAAAGTTGAAGTCGTTGAATCGGGTACGTTTAAATCACTGGTGACGTTCCAATCACCGGACGTAGAAAATCCGCGATTCGTTATTTATGCCGCCCCCAACAAGGCGTATATCAGTTGCTGGGATGCCGTAGGAAGCGGAGGAAACGCCTTTGCTAACCCCGGCTATATCCTGGTGCTGAACCTAGCCTCCCGGACCGTCAGCAAAAAGATACCGGTTCCGAAAGGTGCCGAACGCATGGTACTAGTCGACAAAGAAGTGTTTGTGGGCAGCGCGGGTGGCGAACGGGTACTCACCGTGATCAATACAGACACGGATGAGGTTGTTCAGCCGGGTATCGATGCGGGCGTCAATGCTAATCCAGTCGGCTATGATTTCAATCAAAAGCTGTGGGCCTATGTATCGTCAACCAACGAAATGGTGCGCATCAATCCAGCGACGAAACTAGTCGAAACCCGGCTGCGCGTTGGCAATGGCTCCCGAACGCCCAGCGCCATCACGCTGAGCGCCGACCGAAAGCTTTTTTTCTTTGTCAATTCCTACAACGATAACGGCAGATTGCGGGGCGAAACGTACCGTTTTTCGATCAACGATACGGACATTCAGGCCAGTACACCGTTTATACGCCGTTTCTTCAGTGGACTCAGTACAGACCCCAATGACGCACGCGGATTGATTTATGCCGCTGTGACGCCTTCGAATGATCAACCGGGTTACGTGCTTCGCTACCAGCCCAACGGCGCTCTGGTTGACTCCGTTCGGGTTGGCATTGCCCCCAGCCGTTTCTTCTTCCGGTAA
- a CDS encoding M16 family metallopeptidase, which produces MKKIVIIITALLIAGVSLAQTFKVPPYQKFKLKNGLTVYLMEQREVPLINVSVVFDAGAVQDGNRYGLANMTADALLFGSSKYTKAQLEEKAEYVGASVDTYGGKEVAKLTASFAVKDQDLLFDIIQDVITKPTFDKGEFDKYKQRQLLQLTQQKESPRGVVNSYFNRFVFENHPYANPISGTPSSVSAITANDVRQFYQKNYTADRAAIAVVGDFNTAAMKKRITDLFGNWKTAAATSPKLTDPTVSFDKNRVLLVNKDDARETTFLIGGKGITQNNPDYIPVVVVNTILGGRFTSWLNDALRVNSGLTYGAGSRFGTFRNSGTFAISTFTKVSTTTEAIDMALQVLDSLHRTGIDEKTLLSAKNYVKADFPPRYESAGSLADLLTDMFSLGFDESFINNFQKNVDGLTVAKTRQIIDQYFPKNNLQFVLIGKADTIREKVKKYGTITEKEIKADGF; this is translated from the coding sequence ATGAAAAAAATAGTCATAATCATAACCGCCTTGCTTATAGCGGGCGTGTCGCTGGCGCAGACATTCAAAGTGCCACCTTACCAGAAGTTTAAACTCAAAAATGGCTTGACCGTCTACCTGATGGAACAGCGCGAAGTACCGCTGATCAACGTGTCGGTGGTCTTCGACGCGGGCGCTGTGCAGGATGGCAACCGCTACGGCCTAGCCAATATGACCGCTGATGCCTTGTTGTTTGGCAGCTCCAAGTACACCAAAGCGCAGCTGGAAGAAAAAGCGGAATACGTGGGAGCCAGCGTAGACACCTATGGCGGAAAGGAAGTAGCGAAACTAACGGCTTCATTTGCTGTGAAAGATCAGGATCTGCTCTTCGACATTATTCAGGACGTAATCACCAAACCGACGTTCGACAAAGGTGAGTTCGACAAGTATAAACAGCGGCAACTGCTCCAGCTAACGCAGCAAAAAGAAAGTCCGCGTGGGGTTGTCAATTCGTATTTCAACCGGTTCGTATTCGAAAACCACCCGTATGCCAACCCGATTTCGGGAACCCCTTCGTCGGTATCGGCCATTACAGCGAATGACGTTCGGCAGTTTTACCAGAAAAACTACACTGCCGACCGGGCGGCCATCGCGGTTGTGGGTGACTTCAATACGGCTGCCATGAAAAAGCGGATCACCGATTTGTTCGGCAACTGGAAAACAGCCGCGGCTACCTCACCCAAACTAACGGACCCAACGGTTTCGTTCGACAAAAACCGGGTCTTGCTGGTCAACAAAGACGATGCCCGCGAAACGACCTTTTTGATTGGCGGCAAAGGCATCACGCAAAACAATCCCGATTACATTCCGGTCGTGGTAGTCAACACCATTCTGGGCGGTCGGTTTACGTCCTGGCTCAACGACGCGCTACGCGTCAATTCGGGATTGACCTACGGGGCCGGTAGCCGGTTCGGTACGTTCCGCAACAGCGGTACCTTCGCCATTTCGACGTTTACGAAAGTGAGTACCACCACGGAGGCCATTGATATGGCCCTTCAGGTACTGGACAGCCTGCACCGCACGGGTATCGACGAGAAAACGCTGCTTTCGGCTAAAAACTACGTCAAAGCCGATTTCCCGCCCCGATACGAATCCGCCGGTTCGCTGGCCGACCTGCTGACGGATATGTTTAGTCTGGGTTTTGACGAGTCGTTTATCAACAATTTCCAGAAGAATGTCGATGGATTGACGGTAGCGAAAACGCGGCAAATCATCGATCAGTATTTCCCAAAAAACAACCTGCAATTCGTGCTGATCGGCAAAGCGGATACCATCCGCGAAAAGGTCAAGAAGTACGGCACAATCACCGAAAAGGAAATTAAGGCCGACGGCTTTTAA